In the Solibacillus sp. FSL K6-1523 genome, one interval contains:
- a CDS encoding ABC transporter substrate-binding protein, producing the protein MGKYVKTIVYGFLLTFLLVGCSSEEPAEVNAIEDVQEKSNEITFTDTAGKEITLSLPVTKAVVINRNTAEAITLLGAQDAIIATGDNTIKNNGYLGLNDLPDVGKTDELNMESILSLKPEVVFTFTNRPDNTLEEKLEPVGIKVVRLNNYLADQMDEELRILAKIFGKEERAEEYITWKQSIEQILAERTKDIPTDQKKSVLALSAGALNTNEKYNIYPTSTIDRQAGPGEGFATILAGGIDPTPGILWESTKSSTTVNVDEEFVLTANPDVVTLHGNFFGGYDAEDATSYTEVLDNVVTNTAVSQMTAGKNKDVYMFYTNFFGSDKGYIGRLQLGKYLYSDKFEDIIVEDYIQEYFENWLGVAANGIWFHGAK; encoded by the coding sequence GTGGGGAAATATGTAAAAACTATAGTTTACGGTTTTTTATTAACCTTTTTACTTGTAGGTTGCTCTAGTGAAGAACCTGCTGAGGTGAATGCAATTGAAGATGTGCAAGAAAAATCAAATGAGATTACTTTCACAGATACAGCAGGAAAAGAAATTACATTATCTTTACCAGTAACAAAGGCAGTTGTCATTAACCGTAATACAGCAGAAGCTATTACATTACTGGGTGCACAAGACGCGATTATCGCAACAGGTGACAATACAATTAAAAATAACGGCTATTTAGGGTTAAATGATTTACCCGATGTAGGGAAAACAGACGAACTAAATATGGAATCAATTTTATCTTTAAAACCTGAAGTTGTCTTTACATTTACAAACCGTCCAGATAATACGCTTGAGGAAAAATTAGAGCCCGTAGGAATTAAGGTGGTTCGTTTAAATAACTATTTAGCAGATCAAATGGATGAGGAACTACGTATATTAGCGAAAATTTTCGGTAAAGAAGAACGCGCTGAAGAGTATATTACGTGGAAGCAAAGTATTGAACAAATATTAGCAGAACGCACAAAAGATATTCCAACTGACCAAAAGAAATCCGTATTAGCATTATCTGCTGGTGCACTCAATACTAATGAAAAATATAATATTTATCCAACGTCAACAATTGACAGGCAAGCTGGACCAGGTGAAGGTTTTGCCACGATTTTAGCAGGGGGTATTGATCCTACGCCAGGTATTTTATGGGAGTCTACAAAGTCATCTACAACTGTAAATGTTGATGAAGAATTTGTCTTAACTGCAAATCCCGACGTCGTTACGTTACATGGTAATTTCTTTGGAGGCTATGATGCGGAGGATGCAACAAGCTATACAGAGGTATTAGACAATGTTGTTACGAATACAGCGGTTAGCCAAATGACAGCCGGAAAGAATAAAGATGTTTATATGTTCTATACGAACTTCTTCGGTTCTGATAAAGGATATATTGGTCGCTTACAATTAGGGAAATATTTATATTCAGACAAATTTGAAGACATTATTGTAGAAGATTACATTCAAGAGTATTTTGAAAATTGGTTAGGAGTTGCAGCAAATGGGATTTGGTTCCATGGTGCAAAATAG
- a CDS encoding ABC transporter ATP-binding protein, protein MLHVQDLSFSAGKKQILHALNLTLSHGKFVSIIGPNGAGKSTFLKCLAAVTKPTSGTISIDGVLLNHLKGEERAKKIAYVPQHFLQSFPMTVQEYVMLGRKPYIKWNVTDLDQQVVNEMLQYLKLESLQQNYVDELSGGERQRASIARALVQQPIILMLDEPISALDIKHQIQVLNSIKQLANEDRLVIVVLHDLELASRYSDYVVLMNQGEIYNVGCPSEVITEQSLRDVYDVHAKVHPTDFGLSITVIEAV, encoded by the coding sequence GTGTTACACGTACAAGATCTATCATTCTCTGCAGGGAAAAAGCAAATTTTACATGCCTTGAACTTAACATTATCACATGGAAAATTTGTGTCAATTATTGGACCGAATGGTGCCGGAAAATCAACTTTTCTCAAATGTTTAGCAGCTGTAACTAAGCCTACATCAGGCACAATTTCAATTGACGGTGTTCTTTTAAATCACTTAAAGGGTGAGGAACGTGCAAAAAAAATTGCATACGTCCCACAACATTTTTTACAGAGTTTTCCGATGACGGTTCAAGAATACGTCATGCTTGGGCGAAAGCCGTATATTAAATGGAATGTCACAGATTTAGATCAACAAGTGGTAAATGAGATGTTACAGTATTTAAAGTTAGAAAGTTTACAACAAAATTATGTCGATGAATTGAGCGGTGGAGAACGCCAAAGGGCATCGATTGCACGTGCATTAGTACAACAGCCAATTATTTTAATGCTTGATGAACCTATATCTGCCTTAGATATTAAACATCAAATACAAGTATTAAATTCTATCAAACAATTAGCAAATGAAGATCGTTTAGTCATTGTCGTACTGCATGATCTGGAACTGGCATCTAGGTATTCAGATTATGTTGTATTAATGAATCAAGGTGAAATTTATAATGTAGGCTGTCCATCTGAAGTCATTACTGAACAAAGTTTACGTGATGTTTATGATGTGCATGCAAAAGTTCATCCAACCGATTTTGGATTATCTATTACGGTGATAGAGGCCGTTTAA
- a CDS encoding energy-coupling factor ABC transporter permease, with protein sequence MKQLLPKLAYFGIILLFIPKQAHAMHIMEGFLPIGWAIFWFALCLPFLMKGFKVIRVIVKENPESKLLLALSGAFTFVLSALKIPSVTGSCSHPTGVGLGSILFGPFVMSVLGSIVLLFQSILLAHGGLTTLGANIFSMAIVGPFIAVGVFKLATQWGLSFSIAVFLAAMLGDFGTYVMTSVQLALAFPSEVGGILGSFQKFASIFALTQIPLAISEGLLTVMIMNFLQKYNMKELVQLRILKAKES encoded by the coding sequence ATGAAACAATTATTACCAAAACTTGCTTACTTCGGTATCATTTTATTATTTATACCAAAGCAAGCACACGCCATGCACATTATGGAAGGATTTTTACCGATAGGTTGGGCTATCTTCTGGTTTGCACTATGTCTACCGTTTCTTATGAAGGGGTTCAAAGTCATTCGCGTAATCGTCAAAGAGAATCCGGAAAGCAAACTATTATTAGCTTTGTCGGGGGCATTTACATTTGTTTTATCCGCATTAAAAATTCCATCAGTAACAGGTAGCTGCTCTCACCCAACTGGGGTTGGGTTGGGGTCAATTTTATTTGGCCCTTTTGTTATGAGTGTACTTGGATCAATCGTTTTATTATTTCAATCGATTTTACTTGCACATGGTGGTCTTACAACATTGGGAGCGAACATTTTCTCCATGGCGATCGTTGGCCCATTTATTGCCGTGGGTGTTTTTAAATTGGCAACTCAATGGGGATTATCTTTTAGTATCGCTGTATTTTTAGCTGCGATGCTTGGTGATTTTGGTACATATGTTATGACATCTGTCCAATTAGCGTTAGCATTTCCTTCTGAAGTTGGAGGTATTTTAGGTTCATTCCAAAAATTCGCAAGCATCTTTGCATTAACGCAAATCCCATTAGCTATAAGTGAAGGGTTATTAACTGTGATGATTATGAACTTCTTACAAAAATATAATATGAAAGAATTAGTTCAACTACGTATTTTAAAGGCAAAGGAGAGCTAA
- a CDS encoding hydantoinase B/oxoprolinase family protein, translating to MLTKELKEHNGIKNLDPVTFEVLKNGFVNLVDQMAEQMLRTCYSFVIYNRDFSCALCDAQGNTVMQGTQDISVHVGTLHLTAKAVLEDFAGDIHPGDVFLINDPYRGGTHFSDVRVVLPVFHNDKLIALMQTNGHWADVGGSNPGSFDITAKEHYGEGLRIPPVRIYSKGQYLTDVVKIITMNMRIPEERIGDLRSQVEAAKVGEKQLREMIEKYGVDTVLLAFAEVQDYVERLTRAEIAKLPNGEWETVDYIDMDPLLGDGLIPIRVKMTISDDEILYDLSGSHPYISCFLNAGFGSALSGTYAGTKTFFPDIPLNSGFYRVVKTYLPENSVVNAPSPVAVSGYCSGSFEKIMNACFELWSNIMPERAIACSFNLEYLLIGGYDKRQDSNEYFMWYDWMAGGHGGRVDRDGANTTSPVFGVGLSVQPCEGQERLSPVITTKHEIITDSAGPGKYRGGCGVEKGGILTDINNTVMSYCCDRSRSITWGIMGGLPSIAQGAILNPEQEDAEFLGTIFSNVEVKKGDSFTRPSAGGGGLGDPLERDVNAVLEDVIDEYVSIERAKIDYGVVICEIDRDLDVFEIDHEATALERDTIRKNRRLWLEEDPIVVEQMYNKGDINQMDVVRKYGVVMDYKSNKALPISTEQYREAMKKRSLAFWA from the coding sequence ATGCTAACAAAAGAATTAAAAGAGCACAATGGGATAAAAAATCTAGATCCCGTAACATTTGAAGTATTAAAAAATGGCTTTGTAAATTTAGTGGATCAAATGGCTGAGCAAATGTTACGTACATGTTATTCGTTTGTTATTTATAACCGTGATTTTAGCTGTGCTTTATGTGATGCACAGGGAAATACTGTCATGCAAGGTACACAAGATATTTCAGTACATGTAGGGACCCTGCATTTAACTGCGAAAGCTGTATTAGAAGATTTCGCAGGTGATATCCACCCAGGCGATGTATTTTTAATAAATGATCCATATCGTGGAGGGACTCATTTTAGTGATGTCCGGGTCGTATTACCTGTATTCCATAATGATAAGCTAATTGCCCTTATGCAAACGAATGGACATTGGGCGGATGTTGGCGGTTCAAATCCAGGATCATTTGATATTACAGCGAAAGAACATTACGGTGAAGGTTTACGTATTCCGCCGGTGCGTATTTATAGTAAAGGGCAATATTTAACAGATGTCGTTAAAATTATTACGATGAATATGCGTATTCCAGAGGAACGTATTGGCGATTTACGTTCACAAGTAGAGGCAGCTAAAGTTGGTGAAAAACAACTGAGAGAAATGATTGAAAAGTACGGTGTAGATACGGTGTTATTAGCATTCGCCGAAGTGCAAGATTACGTAGAACGCTTAACGAGAGCAGAAATTGCAAAATTGCCAAATGGAGAATGGGAAACGGTTGATTATATTGATATGGATCCTCTGCTAGGAGATGGATTAATCCCAATTCGTGTGAAAATGACGATTTCAGATGATGAGATTTTATATGATTTAAGTGGCTCCCATCCATACATTAGCTGTTTCTTAAATGCTGGATTTGGTTCGGCATTATCAGGAACATATGCAGGCACAAAAACCTTTTTCCCAGATATTCCATTGAACTCAGGCTTTTATCGCGTAGTAAAAACATACCTTCCTGAAAACTCGGTAGTGAATGCGCCAAGTCCAGTTGCTGTATCAGGCTATTGTTCTGGTTCATTTGAGAAAATTATGAATGCCTGTTTTGAACTATGGTCGAACATTATGCCTGAACGTGCCATCGCCTGCTCATTTAACTTAGAGTATTTACTAATTGGTGGGTATGATAAGCGACAAGATAGTAATGAATACTTCATGTGGTACGACTGGATGGCTGGTGGTCATGGAGGCCGTGTTGATCGGGACGGGGCGAATACGACATCACCAGTATTCGGAGTAGGATTAAGTGTTCAACCATGTGAAGGTCAAGAGCGCTTGTCTCCTGTCATTACGACGAAGCATGAAATTATTACAGATTCTGCAGGTCCGGGAAAATATCGTGGTGGTTGTGGTGTTGAAAAAGGTGGTATTTTAACAGATATCAACAATACAGTTATGTCATATTGTTGTGATCGCTCTCGTTCTATTACTTGGGGCATTATGGGCGGACTTCCTTCAATCGCTCAAGGGGCTATATTAAATCCAGAGCAAGAGGATGCGGAGTTTTTAGGAACGATTTTCTCCAATGTTGAAGTGAAAAAAGGAGATTCCTTTACACGCCCATCTGCTGGCGGCGGTGGTTTAGGTGATCCTTTAGAGAGAGATGTAAATGCCGTTTTAGAAGATGTCATTGATGAGTATGTTTCTATTGAACGTGCGAAAATTGACTACGGGGTAGTGATTTGTGAAATTGATCGTGATTTAGATGTATTTGAAATTGATCATGAGGCAACTGCTTTGGAACGCGATACTATTCGTAAAAATCGTCGTCTTTGGTTAGAGGAAGATCCGATTGTGGTGGAGCAAATGTACAATAAGGGCGACATTAATCAAATGGATGTCGTACGAAAATATGGAGTAGTCATGGATTACAAATCGAATAAAGCATTACCAATTTCGACTGAGCAATATCGTGAAGCAATGAAGAAGCGCTCGTTAGCTTTCTGGGCATAG
- a CDS encoding spore protein Tlp has product MENQKRQKFNGKANALSVERMIKNTKANIEEAEVGMEFAMPEELEHLQEKNARRKRSIETMEKQLRDEAAFKARKKSFE; this is encoded by the coding sequence ATGGAAAATCAAAAACGGCAAAAATTCAATGGTAAGGCGAATGCACTCAGTGTTGAAAGGATGATCAAAAATACGAAGGCGAATATAGAAGAAGCAGAAGTAGGTATGGAGTTCGCGATGCCCGAGGAACTTGAACATTTACAGGAAAAAAATGCGCGCCGCAAACGTTCAATCGAGACAATGGAAAAGCAACTGAGGGATGAGGCCGCATTTAAAGCTAGGAAGAAAAGTTTTGAATAA
- the cbiQ gene encoding cobalt ECF transporter T component CbiQ codes for MLNIDFIASHNAIQKVAASQKMVLSFLTLLLTTLLRNNSFSVWTLVFISAVIIFYANIPWKTYITLLIAPIGFILAGIVAIVFSVTFTQSVPTQALWHHSFLTMQLFILPNDGLRAITLFCTSISATSCLYFLILTTPMYEISSVLTRLKVPIIIIEIIELMYRFIFLFIEMISQLYTAQHARLGYRSYKKSFQSLSLLINALFRSIFFRYQVMSHAMAARNIDQFVIPQQFLNDKEWDKKLTWLTVIFIVVGITILAL; via the coding sequence ATGCTAAACATTGATTTTATTGCGAGCCATAATGCGATACAAAAAGTAGCAGCTAGCCAAAAAATGGTGTTAAGTTTCCTTACGTTATTATTAACCACGCTATTGCGAAATAATAGTTTTTCGGTGTGGACACTGGTATTCATAAGTGCTGTCATCATCTTTTATGCAAACATCCCTTGGAAAACGTATATCACATTACTCATTGCGCCCATAGGTTTTATTTTGGCTGGAATAGTTGCTATTGTGTTTTCTGTTACATTTACACAGTCTGTTCCCACACAGGCTTTATGGCACCATTCATTTTTGACGATGCAACTATTTATTTTACCAAACGATGGACTACGTGCAATTACGTTATTTTGCACCTCTATTAGTGCGACCAGTTGCTTATATTTTTTAATTTTAACAACACCGATGTATGAAATTAGTTCGGTACTTACGAGATTAAAAGTGCCAATTATTATTATAGAAATAATTGAGCTTATGTATCGTTTTATTTTTTTGTTTATAGAGATGATTTCGCAGCTTTATACAGCGCAGCACGCTCGTTTAGGCTACAGGTCTTATAAAAAAAGCTTTCAATCATTAAGTTTACTCATAAACGCATTATTCCGTTCGATTTTCTTCCGTTATCAAGTGATGTCTCATGCGATGGCTGCAAGAAATATTGATCAATTCGTTATTCCACAACAATTTTTAAACGACAAAGAATGGGACAAAAAGTTAACATGGCTTACGGTGATATTTATCGTAGTTGGTATAACGATACTTGCTTTGTAG
- a CDS encoding hydantoinase/oxoprolinase family protein: protein MAHTRLAIDVGGTFTDVFVFNENTGEVFVTKTSSTPSNPEQGILNGIEKAQLDGKDIKIFSHGTTVGTNALIQRKLPKTALITTKGFRDVPEIRRGTKEDIWDTYKDTAKPYIQRRDRFEVTERVDYEGKVIEAIQEEEVRLLAKKLKRRNTESIAVCFLNSYVNGENEAKVKAILKEELPDVYVCISSEVLPEIFEHERMSTTIINAVLGPIMSNYIAKLSKEMNKKGYEEEILVLHSGGGVMTSSTVPRYAARLASSGIAAGAIASKHIAKLCGFENAIGLDMGGTSTDISLMYEGDIRITKDWAIEYGYPIGFPSIEILTIGAGGGSLAWKDAGGSLRNGPQSAGAVPGPACYGQGGTAPTNSDANLVLGRLGVDLLDGMMQLDKDAATQAVKKIADEFNQQIEDAANAIIQVANANMCDAVRLISVRRGYDPRDFALVAFGGAGPLHGAYLAKELNIPKVIIPPHPGVAAAMGCLLVDVRHDISKTFVKNFADVSIEELTSQFNELQIEAQELLVEEGISAESSTLMNYMELRYKGQWRSLAVVVPNQITSLEDVLVAFHKEHEREFAFSDKEQVVEIYGLRVTAIGTVPKPDFPQFAPEGSLEEAYKESRPVYFEGEYIDTKVYNRDLIPVKTQLIGPAIIDQLDTTTVIPPGFTAEVDVYKNIIISVN from the coding sequence ATGGCACATACTCGTTTAGCAATTGATGTTGGTGGAACTTTTACAGATGTATTTGTTTTTAACGAAAATACTGGAGAAGTGTTTGTAACGAAAACATCGTCTACACCATCCAACCCTGAACAAGGGATTCTAAATGGGATTGAGAAGGCGCAGCTAGACGGCAAGGATATTAAAATTTTCTCCCATGGTACAACGGTTGGTACAAATGCTTTAATTCAACGGAAATTGCCAAAAACTGCACTTATCACAACAAAAGGCTTCCGAGATGTACCTGAAATCCGTCGTGGTACGAAGGAAGATATTTGGGATACGTATAAAGATACAGCAAAACCATATATTCAGCGTCGTGATCGATTTGAAGTCACTGAACGTGTAGATTATGAGGGAAAAGTTATAGAAGCAATCCAAGAAGAAGAAGTTCGTCTGTTAGCAAAAAAGCTAAAGCGTCGTAATACAGAATCTATTGCTGTTTGTTTTCTGAATTCGTATGTAAATGGAGAAAATGAAGCGAAAGTAAAAGCAATTTTAAAAGAGGAACTACCTGATGTATACGTATGTATATCAAGTGAGGTACTTCCGGAAATTTTCGAACATGAGCGTATGAGTACAACGATTATTAACGCGGTACTTGGACCAATTATGAGTAATTATATTGCAAAATTAAGTAAAGAAATGAATAAAAAAGGCTATGAAGAAGAAATTTTAGTTTTACACTCTGGTGGGGGTGTTATGACTTCGAGTACAGTACCTCGTTATGCTGCACGATTAGCAAGTTCAGGTATTGCGGCTGGCGCGATTGCTAGTAAACATATTGCAAAATTATGTGGATTCGAAAATGCAATTGGTCTTGATATGGGTGGGACGAGTACTGATATTTCCCTCATGTATGAAGGCGATATTCGCATCACCAAAGATTGGGCTATTGAATATGGTTACCCAATTGGATTCCCAAGTATTGAAATCTTAACAATTGGTGCGGGTGGTGGAAGCTTAGCTTGGAAAGATGCAGGTGGTTCCTTACGTAATGGTCCGCAAAGTGCAGGTGCAGTGCCTGGTCCTGCCTGCTATGGTCAAGGTGGAACAGCACCAACTAACTCAGATGCCAATTTAGTTTTAGGACGTTTAGGGGTCGATTTATTAGACGGTATGATGCAGTTGGATAAAGATGCAGCGACACAGGCCGTTAAAAAAATTGCGGATGAATTTAATCAGCAGATTGAGGATGCGGCTAATGCGATTATCCAAGTTGCCAATGCCAATATGTGTGATGCTGTTCGATTAATTTCTGTACGTCGAGGCTATGACCCACGAGATTTCGCACTAGTAGCATTTGGAGGAGCGGGACCTCTACACGGTGCATATTTAGCAAAAGAATTGAATATCCCAAAAGTGATTATTCCACCACATCCGGGGGTAGCAGCAGCGATGGGTTGTTTACTTGTAGATGTGCGACATGATATTTCTAAAACATTCGTAAAAAACTTTGCGGATGTATCGATTGAAGAACTAACTAGTCAATTTAATGAATTACAAATCGAGGCACAAGAGCTATTAGTTGAAGAAGGAATTTCAGCTGAATCATCGACATTAATGAACTATATGGAGCTTCGTTATAAGGGACAATGGCGTTCATTAGCAGTTGTCGTTCCGAATCAAATTACATCATTAGAAGATGTACTCGTTGCATTCCATAAAGAGCATGAGAGAGAATTTGCTTTTTCTGATAAAGAACAAGTCGTTGAAATTTATGGATTACGTGTGACGGCAATCGGAACAGTACCAAAACCAGATTTCCCGCAATTTGCACCAGAAGGCTCGTTAGAAGAGGCTTATAAAGAATCGCGTCCTGTTTACTTTGAAGGTGAGTATATAGACACGAAAGTATACAACCGTGATTTGATTCCGGTCAAAACTCAACTAATTGGTCCTGCAATTATAGACCAATTAGATACGACGACAGTTATTCCACCAGGATTTACAGCGGAAGTAGATGTTTATAAAAATATTATTATTTCGGTAAACTAA
- a CDS encoding RNA polymerase sigma factor, whose product MEDLSELYEAYAKEVKTFLILLTSNVDLAEELTQETFYQAVKSIRRYNGECKMSVWLCQIAKHTYYNYLKKESKNKSVSVEEMMQSGVDIPSNVGSPDVEIIIRHTLISIHKEIHLLKEPYREIFLLRTSINLSFKEIGEIFDKSENWARVTYYRAKTKLAERMQGDQYEM is encoded by the coding sequence GTGGAAGATTTAAGTGAATTATACGAGGCTTATGCAAAAGAAGTGAAAACATTTCTTATTCTTTTAACATCAAACGTAGATTTAGCTGAAGAACTAACGCAAGAAACTTTTTATCAAGCTGTAAAATCAATAAGGCGATATAACGGCGAATGTAAAATGTCTGTTTGGCTATGTCAAATTGCAAAGCATACATATTATAACTATTTAAAAAAAGAGAGCAAAAACAAGTCTGTCAGTGTAGAAGAGATGATGCAAAGTGGAGTTGATATTCCATCCAATGTTGGTAGCCCAGATGTTGAAATCATAATCCGGCATACACTTATTTCCATACATAAAGAAATACATCTTTTAAAAGAACCTTATCGCGAAATATTTTTGTTAAGGACATCGATTAACCTGAGCTTTAAAGAAATTGGCGAGATATTTGATAAAAGTGAAAACTGGGCTCGCGTCACTTATTACCGCGCTAAAACTAAGTTGGCAGAAAGGATGCAAGGTGATCAATATGAAATGTAA
- a CDS encoding energy-coupling factor ABC transporter substrate-binding protein: MFKKNLLLLIGVIILAILPLLFLQDAEFGGADGEAEEAITEIVTHYEPWFSAIWEPPSGEIESLLFVLQGVIGALIIGYFIGFMRGKHTKDHAKH, translated from the coding sequence ATGTTTAAGAAAAACCTACTTTTACTAATTGGCGTTATCATTTTAGCCATTTTACCACTCTTATTTTTACAGGATGCAGAATTTGGCGGTGCTGATGGTGAGGCTGAAGAAGCAATTACAGAAATCGTAACACATTATGAGCCTTGGTTTAGTGCAATTTGGGAACCTCCAAGTGGTGAAATCGAAAGCTTATTATTCGTTTTACAAGGTGTTATTGGCGCGCTAATTATAGGCTATTTCATCGGCTTTATGCGTGGAAAGCATACGAAAGATCATGCTAAACATTGA
- a CDS encoding energy-coupling factor ABC transporter ATP-binding protein, translating to MTESYFRLDHVSFQYSDGTQALHGLSLSIPKGKKVAILGENGSGKSTFFKLLIGLEKPTNGKIQFLNETLHYSKKQLISLRERVGFIFQETDNQLFASTVKQDILYGPINLKWPHEKIEHNVSSAIQLTELEDLTERPIHFLSGGQKKRVTIAGVYAMDPKVYILDEPTSSLDYYFSNQLTKYLDELDDGERTFLYSTHQVNLIYEWADHFIVFHRGELLYSGQRDALFSNDALLERAHIEKPWLVKCYETMLHEGLIQPQSLLPCSMEELMHLIK from the coding sequence ATGACTGAAAGCTATTTTAGATTAGACCACGTCTCATTCCAGTATAGCGATGGTACACAGGCACTACATGGGCTTTCACTTTCTATTCCGAAGGGGAAAAAAGTTGCCATTCTAGGTGAAAATGGTTCAGGCAAATCAACATTTTTTAAGTTACTCATTGGGCTTGAAAAACCTACTAATGGTAAAATTCAATTTTTAAATGAAACCTTACATTATTCTAAAAAACAATTAATTAGTTTGCGAGAGCGCGTTGGCTTTATTTTTCAAGAGACGGATAATCAGTTATTTGCCTCTACTGTTAAACAAGACATTTTATATGGACCTATTAATTTAAAATGGCCACATGAAAAAATTGAGCATAATGTTTCAAGTGCCATACAGTTAACAGAACTTGAAGACTTAACCGAGCGTCCTATTCATTTTTTAAGTGGTGGACAAAAGAAGCGCGTAACAATTGCAGGCGTTTATGCGATGGATCCAAAAGTTTATATTTTAGATGAGCCAACGAGCAGTTTAGATTATTATTTTTCCAATCAACTTACAAAGTATTTAGATGAACTCGATGATGGAGAGCGAACATTTTTATACTCAACGCACCAAGTCAATTTGATTTATGAATGGGCCGATCATTTTATCGTCTTTCATAGAGGGGAATTACTTTATTCAGGACAACGAGATGCGCTGTTTTCAAATGACGCGCTGTTAGAAAGAGCACATATTGAAAAACCATGGCTCGTAAAATGCTATGAAACGATGTTACATGAGGGGCTAATTCAACCACAATCATTACTTCCTTGTTCAATGGAAGAGTTAATGCATCTCATTAAATAA
- a CDS encoding FecCD family ABC transporter permease — protein sequence MSKQGNLSSPKSWFVLFLLIILLALAVCYASLSGSANIPIKQLIGLEPMTDEINRYIIKEIRMPRILLAIITGMSLAVAGVVMQVLLKNPLASPFTLGVSSGASFGAALAIVLGTSIFGMDLVASGKWLIAFNAFFFGCISVFIVYGIATIKNGSTTVLLLAGVAIGNLFSAGVSAMKYFSDNEALKNLVIWLMGGFWGASWEVVYILVPLLTIGLLILLRLSWSFNSLNAGDEVAKTLGVNVKVLKICSLLLVTLLASSSIAFVGIIGFIGLVAPHIGRMLVGVDYRFLIPISSLLGALILLVSDTVARTILAPIEIPVGIITSCIGAPFFIYILLQKKKDYWG from the coding sequence ATGTCTAAACAAGGTAACTTGTCTTCTCCAAAATCTTGGTTTGTGCTATTTTTATTAATTATTTTATTGGCGCTTGCCGTATGCTATGCCTCGTTATCAGGCAGTGCAAATATCCCGATTAAGCAGTTAATAGGTCTTGAACCCATGACGGATGAAATCAATCGATACATAATCAAAGAAATTCGAATGCCTCGAATTCTACTAGCAATTATAACAGGCATGTCTTTAGCAGTTGCAGGGGTTGTTATGCAAGTGTTATTGAAGAATCCGTTAGCGAGTCCATTTACATTAGGGGTTTCAAGTGGTGCCTCTTTTGGGGCTGCGTTAGCCATTGTTTTAGGAACGAGTATTTTTGGAATGGATTTAGTTGCCTCTGGTAAATGGCTCATTGCATTTAATGCCTTTTTCTTTGGATGTATTTCTGTTTTTATCGTTTATGGAATTGCCACAATAAAAAATGGCTCAACGACCGTTTTATTATTAGCAGGTGTGGCGATTGGCAATTTATTCTCTGCAGGCGTTTCAGCAATGAAATACTTTTCAGATAACGAAGCATTAAAAAATTTAGTTATCTGGCTTATGGGCGGTTTTTGGGGAGCAAGCTGGGAAGTCGTTTATATACTTGTCCCCTTACTAACAATCGGCTTATTGATTTTACTTCGTTTAAGTTGGAGTTTTAATTCTCTTAATGCAGGTGATGAAGTAGCAAAGACGTTAGGTGTTAATGTAAAGGTACTAAAAATCTGCAGTTTATTACTCGTTACATTACTCGCTTCCAGCTCTATTGCTTTTGTCGGTATTATTGGATTTATTGGTTTAGTTGCGCCGCATATAGGTCGCATGCTTGTTGGTGTAGACTATCGTTTTTTAATTCCTATTTCTAGTCTACTAGGTGCTTTGATCTTACTAGTAAGTGATACTGTGGCAAGAACTATACTAGCTCCGATTGAAATCCCAGTCGGTATTATAACATCTTGTATTGGTGCGCCATTTTTCATTTATATTTTATTACAAAAGAAAAAGGATTATTGGGGGTAA